One part of the Rutidosis leptorrhynchoides isolate AG116_Rl617_1_P2 chromosome 1, CSIRO_AGI_Rlap_v1, whole genome shotgun sequence genome encodes these proteins:
- the LOC139870084 gene encoding uncharacterized protein, translated as MADVVQYKLERMVNELDDLERRGLFSRREIAEIVKQRRKFEYRLKRPSPLKEDYLAYIDYEKSLDALRILRKKSLVRELNNNKKSEDGKRVVKMKQSVSDFAGLSRIVDIYRLATTRFKGDIELWFQYLEFCKQKRNGHMKKVLAQVIRFHPKVPDVWIYAAMWEFDHNLNAAAARALMQSGLRSCPNSEALWVEYLRMELTYLNKLSARRAALGEDVGMLVRDRDPEDKEWREENKELFMSIDEGDEVYKELDVQNEELKQKIDVFREQGLNILQTIYKCAVEAIPSSFGLRTQFLEILEATNLANSESMQNEILADMKKEFCKEPGYWDWLARHVAAGRNNAKIVNKEFEISCLYNAIQVYNEGLEIVPSSTMFNLCIKFLMDAIGQTGTSQSSIISDSSDNYIDPVAHVLTVFEDAQRKGCITEDLACQHVSFLLDLRRVDDGRNLAEKLCGELSEAVNLWVLRLSIETRRIGTPSKAELSFVFDLLQVPLKKISVYKAESLWLMGLKYFSNQKSYFEKLVEISISSLIRDGGSDDGFSLSSAIVNFALQRNGIQSARDMYKRFLALPRPGLALYRNCIEMELNLVASSAGAKVNLVEVRKLYEAALSAYDQDGSLWQDYHSLESKMGTSETAAAVHWRARKTLKVNATF; from the exons ATGGCGGACGTAGTACAATACAAACTAGAGCGTATGGTAAATGAGCTCGACGACCTTGAACGCCGTGGCTTATTCTCCCGTCGTGAAATCGCCGAAATTGTGAAACAACGCCGGAAATTTGAGTACAGACTCAAACGTCCTAGTCCGTTAAAAGAAGATTACTTAGCTTACATCGATTATGAGAAATCTCTCGATGCGCTTCGTATTCTTCGTAAGAAATCGTTGGTGCGTGaactcaataataataaaaaaagtgaAGACGGAAAACGCGTTGTAAAGATGAAACAGTCAGTTTCTGATTTCGCAGGTCTTTCGAGAATTGTTGATATTTATCGATTAGCTACTACCAGGTTTAAAGGTGATATTGAGTTGTGGTTTCAGTATCTCGAGTTTTGTAAGCAAAAGAGAAATGGACATATGAAAAAG GTTTTGGCTCAGGTGATTAGATTTCATCCAAAAGTACCTGATGTTTGGATATATGCTGCTATGTGGGAGTTTGATCATAACTTAAACGCTGCAGCTGCTCGTGCGCTTATGCAAAGTGGTTTAAGATCTTGCCCAAATTCTGAAGCTCTTTGGGTTGAATATCTTCGAATGGAACTCACATACCTTAATAAGTTAAGTGCTCGTAGGGCTGCACTTGGAGAGGATGTGGGAATGTTGGTTCGTGATCGGGATCCTGAAGATAAAGAATGGCGAGAGGAAAATAAAGAATTATTTATGTCTATTGATGAAGGAGATGAAGTTTATAAAGAGCTAGATGTACAAAATGAGGAATTAAAGCAGAAAATTGATGTCTTTCGGGAACAAGGATTGAACATTCTTCAAACTATTTACAAATGTGCAGTGGAAGCTATTCCATCTAGTTTTGGCTTAAGAACGCAGTTTTTGGAAATATTAGAGGCAACTAATTTGGCAAATTCTGAAAGTATGCAAAATGAGATACTTGCTGATATGAAGAAGGAATTTTGTAAAGAACCAGGATACTGGGACTGGCTTGCACGACACGTGGCAGCAGGACGTAATAATGCAAAAATTGTTAACAAAGAATTTGAGATAAGTTGTTTATACAATGCGATTCAG gtatataatgaggGTTTAGAGATTGTACCGTCATCAACTATGTTCAATCTATGTATCAAATTCTTGATGGACGCGATTGGTCAAACTGGAACCAGTCAAAGCTCTATTATTTCTGATTCATCAGACAATTATATAGATCCTGTTGCACATGTTTTAACCGTCTTTGAAGACGCTCAAAGAAAGGGGTGCATTACTGAAGATCTTGCGTGCCAACACGTATCATTTCTGTTAGATTTGCGTAGGGTAGACGATGGGAGAAATTTGGCAGAAAAGCTTTGTGGTGAACTTTCAGAAGCAGTTAATTTGTGGGTCCTACGCCTCTCAATAGAGACGAGACGTATCGGGACTCCAAGCAAAGCTGAGCTGTCGTTTGTGTTTGATCTTTTGCAAGTTCCTCTTAAAAAAATTTCTGTTTATAAAGCTGAAAGCCTGTGGCTTATG GGGTTGAAGTATTTTTCAAATCAGAAATCATATTTTGAGAAGCTAGTGGAGATATCTATAAGTTCATTGATCAGAGATGGTGGTAGCGATGACGGTTTCTCTCTGTCATCTGCGATAGTAAATTTTGCTCTACAAAGAAATGGAATACAGAGTGCAAGAGACATGTATAAGCG GTTTCTTGCTTTACCTCGGCCTGGGCTTGCTTTGTATAGAAACTGCATTGAAATGGAACTGAACCTTGTTGCATCATCTGCTGGTGCTAAGGTTAACCTTGTAGAAGTCCGAAAGTTATACGAAGCTGCTCTTTCAGCATATGACCAAGATGGGAGTTTGTGGCAAGATTATCATTCTTTGGAGTCCAAG ATGGGGACGTCCGAAACTGCTGCAGCTGTGCATTGGCGGGCACGGAAGACACTGAAAGTCAATGCTACATTTTAA